The genomic stretch CTGTCGCTGAAGTATTTTGTTGCATCCTTTGGCCTTGCACCAAGCATCAGGGCGGCCTCAACAAGCGATTTTTGAGATAGAATCGACTCAGCAAGGCTCTTCACACCAAGAGAGACTCCCGTCATGGAGTTCCCAATGATCATCCCCGCAAGAGGCACAACGTATCTTGGATCGAACCATGGGCTGATCCTCACCACCACGTAGAGAAAGTAAACAAGACTCAAAAGGGTGCCCGCACTCATGGAAATGGCTATGAAGAGTTCAAGACGTACCTTCACGTTCTTTGGAAGTGAAAGTCTCGTTCTTCTGTACACGTTGTAGATTGCAAACATTTCCATGACAAGCACAGCGAGAATCGTGTAGAGTGGTGTGGGTTTTTCCAAGATGTAGCTCAGTATGAAGCCGGCCAATACCAGCTGAATCGTCATTCGAAATGACGCCATCAGAACATCCTTTTCTCTGGGGATTTTCCGTGCTTTCAGGATCAACATCAAAACCACCACAAAAACGTAAGCACTCAAGAGCTGTATCAGGCTAATGTCTATCGGTCCCATACCAGACCCTCCCGTCTCTCATCTCTATCAGCTGGTCTGCGAACTTCTTCAACTCTGGATCGTGTGTGACCATGATGAGTGTTTTTTTCTTCTTTCGCACAAGATTGATCACCCTCCTTACGATCTCAACCCCCGTCTCCTTGTCCAGAGAGGAAGTGGGTTCATCCAGGAGAAACACGTCTGGGTCCATGAGCCCCACCCTCGCAAGGGCCAGACGCTGCTTTTCCCCCCCCGAGAATTTCTCCGGATCATCGTTTAGCGACTTCTTCAGCATTACAAGCTCCAAAACCTCCCTGAGTTTCTCGTCGGAAGGTATGTTCTTTTCTGAAAACTTCAGACCCACAATGAGATTCTCTCTCACATCGCCTGGAAAAACAACAGGAAATTGAGGTATCATAACCACCTTCCTTCTGAGCTCGACGGCGTCTATCTTTTCGAGGGGTTCTCCTTTGAAAAAGATCTCTCCTCTGTCCGGGGTGACCAGCTTGTTCAACATCTTCAAAAGAGTCGTTTTACCGGATCCACTCTCACCCACGATGACGGTGACCATCTTTTCGGGGATGTGTAGTTCTTCTATTTCGAGAATGTTTCTGTACCTCACGCCTTTGAGAAGAAACATACTCTTCCTCCCCTTGAACATATTCGAGTGTGCTGTTATAATAGATAACAGGTGGAGAGGTGGCCGAGCGGCCTAAGGCGCTTGCCTGCTAAGCAAGTGTGGGGGGTTCCCCACCGTGGGTTCGAATCCCACCCTCTCCGCCAGTTTTTTATATGTGCCCGTAGCTCAGTTGGATAGAGCGCCAGACTGCGGATCTGGAGGTTGGGGGTTCGAATCCCCCCGGGCACGCCACTTTCCTTCCAGTATCTCCCAGGCGATCGCGTATCTGTAGCCTTTCGTACTCACCGTCATTTCAGGAGCGTACTTCTTCAAAAGAGCAACGGTGATGATCCCACCTGCAAGAACTGTTTTTTCCCTTCCTTCCGGTAAAGTCTTCTGCCTTTTCAGATCTTCAAAGCTCATGGATTTGATTCGCTCAAGCGTTGTCAACACATTACTCAGCTTGAGTACCTTCCCATGGAGCAGTTTCAAATCCCATTTTCTCTCCATCAGCGCGGCCAGTGCCACGAAACTTCCCCCCACTCCGAACAGCCGTAACCCTTTCACATTCGGAAGTTTGTTCATAACGAATTCAACCACATCGTCTACGGGTTTTCTGTATGGAAGTGTTAAGGAAAAGATACGATTCAAAACGTGGGTTCCCAGTTCCAAACTCGTATACCCGTCTTTCCAGGCAAGTTCCAAACTTCCCCCGCCCAGGTCT from Thermotoga sp. encodes the following:
- the fetB gene encoding iron export ABC transporter permease subunit FetB; translated protein: MGPIDISLIQLLSAYVFVVVLMLILKARKIPREKDVLMASFRMTIQLVLAGFILSYILEKPTPLYTILAVLVMEMFAIYNVYRRTRLSLPKNVKVRLELFIAISMSAGTLLSLVYFLYVVVRISPWFDPRYVVPLAGMIIGNSMTGVSLGVKSLAESILSQKSLVEAALMLGARPKDATKYFSDRAFDSAILPTINSMLGMGIVFLPGMMTGQILSGTSPITAIKYQIAIMLGILGGVTISVSVFLILGYRAFFNKDDQLVI
- a CDS encoding ABC transporter ATP-binding protein gives rise to the protein MFLLKGVRYRNILEIEELHIPEKMVTVIVGESGSGKTTLLKMLNKLVTPDRGEIFFKGEPLEKIDAVELRRKVVMIPQFPVVFPGDVRENLIVGLKFSEKNIPSDEKLREVLELVMLKKSLNDDPEKFSGGEKQRLALARVGLMDPDVFLLDEPTSSLDKETGVEIVRRVINLVRKKKKTLIMVTHDPELKKFADQLIEMRDGRVWYGTDRH